Within the Debaryomyces hansenii CBS767 chromosome E complete sequence genome, the region tgaatatttcaaatttagcAACTGAAGGGTGGTTTCAGAACGTTGTTCAGCTACCACAGGTAATTATAGACTgtataaattcaaaagcaTGCAGATCTGCCATAATGTTTGGTGACAAATTGACTGTTGAAGAAATGATGTACTTAATCAAATCCTTAAGTGAATGTAATCAGCCCTTTCAATGTGCCCACGGGAGACCTTCAATAGTCCCATTGGCCAATATAGGCTAGGGTATAATGTACTTGAACACAGAAATTTGGGGCTAAAATGAATACTGTTTACACGTGACCTATGTATAGAAATTTCATATcatcataaatatatagaCAACATAATTATAGCATATAGGTTTACAATAGGTTAATTAATATGGCTGTTGAGCATTTCAGTACACCTGTATCGCAAAGAGTATACTCTAGTGATCATATTTATGCTGGAAATGATACGACTACTGACATGGAACAATTTTCCACGCCACTACAGAAATTATCCAACAACTCATTGAATGACGTAAGATTACCAAACAAGGCCCGTGAAGTTCTGTCTGAGCGATACTATAACATACGGgaagataataatgctCAGAAAAGAGATGATTTATCTAGTGAAGAAAATACTTTGAATCCGcctaataataacaatgcATCTCTTACTCCATTGAGTGACGTTGCATTTCAATTGTATCAAACCAAATTAACCATAGATAGCCATATGGGACATCCACATCACACCAATACATTTCAGCAACAGCGGGCTACTGGTTCTGGTAAAGAACCTATATATTATAGGCCACCATCTTCGAGCGAAAGCACACAATATGGCATCAAGAGCTTTCTACCACCGAATCTTGAGAAGGGAAGCATTAGAGATAGAACCACAAACAAGATACCGATAGCTATTAATGCTCCTCAAATTGATcgaaataattctttattcGTGAAAGATGACGATGAGATAGATGAAATCGAAGATGCGAATAATAACCCAACGGGTGATTGGTTTAATCCTATAGTGAAAGAGGCTTTAAGAAGACAACCTCGTAAGGAGGTGGAGATTAAGAGAATAGGAGCGAACTTATTGTATTTGTTGGCTTTCCGATTATCTGTTGCTATTGGAAACTACATCTTAACATTGTATGAATATAAAAGAATGCCATTCCAAAGTGTTGGGGTGTATTATCCTCCTATAAGACATGATCACACGCATCCAGGAACTGTTGGCTTTTATGCTGTATTGATTATACGTATGATATATGGAATACTCATCCTCAATTGTGTACTTTCCTTCTACAGGTTAACTAAAGGTCAAGACCAATGTTTAGATTTACCACTTAATCGCAAACAACGTGAATTGCTCGGCCTAAAAATTGATCAGATAGCGAAAGATAGTTTTAATGAAAAGGAGGGATATGAGGACGATGCCCAATTAACCATAAAACAAAGAAGGTTTGAATCACTGCATAAAAGTAACTATAATCTACCAAAGTATACAAAATCTAATATCTATTCGGCTCATCAGGTTAGACCTGCtacaaaaattgatgaaaaattccatGATCCTAGCGATTTGACTCTCTCCGATAAACTCGTCAAAAGCAGGTTAATTCACAACCCCTCTCACAAGTTGAAACCTCGGGACACCAACAAAGATCTTGAAGCTAGTTTCCACAAAAATTACAGTATTGAGTTCAATTATTCAGATGATGAGGACGATCTTCCTGTCCCCCCAGCGATATTgccaaataaatcatttgaaatgaagaattatcgCCAGAATGTTTTCAGGAGATGATCGTTTGAGTAATATAACTATATTAATGGATACGTAcatatagatatattaatttgcATATTTATAATGTATGTTGTATTGATGTATACGTACTTATAGAATAGATGGAACTATACAGGTATATTTAGTAGTATTATGTAATTTACAATTAGCGTAAACAGTTATCATATGTAAGAGCGAACATCTCGGATTTTGCGGGGTTCACTTAAAAGATCCTAAAGTATAAATGCAATAAAACCGACGAGAAACTCTTATTTAATTGACCCAGGACAGCATTTGACGCTT harbors:
- a CDS encoding DEHA2E10494p (weakly similar to ca|CA0334|IPF19562 Candida albicans IPF19562 unknown function), producing MAVEHFSTPVSQRVYSSDHIYAGNDTTTDMEQFSTPLQKLSNNSLNDVRLPNKAREVSSERYYNIREDNNAQKRDDLSSEENTLNPPNNNNASLTPLSDVAFQLYQTKLTIDSHMGHPHHTNTFQQQRATGSGKEPIYYRPPSSSESTQYGIKSFLPPNLEKGSIRDRTTNKIPIAINAPQIDRNNSLFVKDDDEIDEIEDANNNPTGDWFNPIVKEALRRQPRKEVEIKRIGANLLYLLAFRLSVAIGNYILTLYEYKRMPFQSVGVYYPPIRHDHTHPGTVGFYAVLIIRMIYGILILNCVLSFYRLTKGQDQCLDLPLNRKQRELLGLKIDQIAKDSFNEKEGYEDDAQLTIKQRRFESSHKSNYNLPKYTKSNIYSAHQVRPATKIDEKFHDPSDLTLSDKLVKSRLIHNPSHKLKPRDTNKDLEASFHKNYSIEFNYSDDEDDLPVPPAILPNKSFEMKNYRQNVFRR